In Acidimicrobiia bacterium, a genomic segment contains:
- a CDS encoding aspartate kinase: MALLVQKFGGTSVADPDRIRAVADHIARTRKGGSDVIVAVSAMGKSTDDLLRLAHDVSANPHTRELDMLLTAGERISMALLSMAVNDLGVPAVSFTGSQAGIVTDTDHGRAKIIEIKGDRIRDVLAQGQVAIVAGFQGVSTAKEIVTLGRGASDLTAVALAAAFHADVCEIYTDVEGVYTADPRIVPDARRLARISFEEMLEMAATGGRVLAMRSVEVARNHHVPLHVRSSFTWAPGTWVVEEVPMLEEAIISGVTHDVSEAKVTIEQVPDRPGVAASVFRALADDGVNVDMIVQNVSTAGHTDISFTVPRTDLAKTAVVMDKIVVDTEARGYRSDAQVGRVSLVGAGMKTHPGVAAKMFETLADEGINIEMISTSTIRISCVVNETDVEPAVRTLHRAFGLEAIS; encoded by the coding sequence GTGGCGTTGCTCGTCCAGAAGTTCGGCGGCACGTCGGTGGCCGATCCCGATCGCATTCGGGCCGTGGCCGATCACATCGCACGGACGCGCAAGGGCGGCAGCGATGTCATCGTTGCGGTCAGCGCGATGGGCAAGTCGACCGACGACCTGTTGCGGCTCGCACACGACGTGTCGGCGAACCCGCACACGCGGGAGCTCGACATGCTGCTCACCGCGGGTGAGCGCATCTCGATGGCGCTCCTCTCGATGGCCGTGAACGACCTCGGCGTGCCCGCGGTGTCGTTCACCGGCTCCCAGGCCGGCATCGTCACCGACACCGACCACGGCCGCGCCAAGATCATCGAGATCAAGGGCGACCGCATCCGCGACGTGCTCGCGCAGGGCCAGGTCGCGATCGTCGCCGGCTTCCAGGGCGTGTCGACCGCGAAGGAGATCGTCACCCTCGGGCGCGGCGCCTCGGATCTCACCGCGGTCGCGCTCGCGGCCGCGTTCCACGCCGACGTCTGCGAGATCTACACCGACGTCGAGGGTGTGTACACCGCCGACCCGCGCATCGTCCCCGACGCGCGCCGGCTCGCCAGGATCTCCTTCGAGGAGATGCTCGAGATGGCCGCGACCGGCGGGCGCGTGCTCGCGATGCGCTCGGTCGAGGTCGCCCGCAACCACCACGTGCCGCTGCACGTCCGATCCAGCTTCACCTGGGCTCCGGGAACCTGGGTCGTCGAGGAGGTCCCCATGTTGGAGGAGGCGATCATCTCCGGCGTCACGCACGACGTCTCGGAGGCGAAGGTCACGATCGAGCAGGTGCCCGACCGGCCCGGTGTCGCCGCGTCCGTGTTCCGCGCGCTCGCCGACGACGGCGTGAACGTCGACATGATCGTGCAGAACGTGTCGACCGCCGGCCACACCGACATCTCGTTCACGGTGCCGCGCACCGACCTCGCGAAGACCGCGGTCGTGATGGACAAGATCGTCGTCGACACGGAGGCGCGGGGCTACCGGTCCGATGCCCAGGTCGGCCGCGTCTCACTCGTCGGCGCGGGCATGAAGACGCATCCGGGCGTCGCCGCGAAGATGTTCGAGACGCTCGCCGACGAGGGCATCAACATCGAGATGATCAGCACGTCGACGATTCGCATCTCGTGCGTCGTGAACGAGACCGACGTGGAGCCCGCGGTGCGCACGCTGCACCGCGCCTTCGGCCTCGAGGCGATCTCGTGA
- a CDS encoding aspartate-semialdehyde dehydrogenase codes for MTVGVVGATGLVGQEMLRILEERAFPVAELRAYASERSRGRKLAFRDGEVECEVLADGCFDGVDLVIVDVDDPLALEWAPKAAAAGATVIDNSAAFRMDPDIPLVVSEVNPDDLSSLPKGIASCPNCTTMVLVTALAPLHRLARIDRLVVSTYQSVSGAGQPGMRELDEQWTKFAGDADTLRRAGANGAGARPGDVWDRPIAGNVIPLAGSLREQGYTSEEWKLVRETRKILHDDAIRVSVTCVRVPVYVGHAMTANISFSRPVTRAEAADALRDAPGVTLVDDGNGYPTALEGAGIDPVLVGRLRDDPSEPGAINLWVTGDNLRKGAALNAVQMAEVLLSR; via the coding sequence ATGACCGTCGGTGTGGTCGGCGCGACGGGACTCGTCGGCCAGGAGATGCTGCGCATCCTCGAGGAGCGCGCGTTCCCGGTCGCCGAGCTGCGCGCGTACGCGTCGGAGCGGTCGCGCGGACGCAAGCTCGCGTTCCGCGACGGCGAGGTCGAGTGCGAGGTGCTCGCCGACGGCTGCTTCGACGGCGTCGACCTCGTGATCGTCGACGTCGACGACCCGCTCGCGCTCGAGTGGGCGCCGAAGGCCGCGGCCGCGGGCGCGACGGTCATCGACAACTCGGCCGCGTTCCGCATGGACCCCGACATCCCGCTCGTCGTGTCCGAGGTGAATCCCGACGACCTCTCGTCGCTGCCGAAGGGCATCGCGTCGTGCCCGAACTGCACGACGATGGTGCTCGTCACCGCGCTCGCGCCGCTGCACCGGCTCGCGCGCATCGACCGGCTCGTCGTGTCGACGTACCAGTCGGTGTCGGGCGCGGGACAGCCCGGCATGCGCGAGCTCGACGAGCAGTGGACGAAGTTCGCGGGCGACGCCGACACGTTGCGGCGCGCCGGTGCGAACGGGGCCGGTGCGCGCCCCGGCGACGTGTGGGACCGCCCGATCGCCGGCAACGTGATCCCGCTCGCGGGCTCGCTGAGGGAGCAGGGCTACACGTCGGAGGAGTGGAAGCTCGTCCGGGAGACGCGCAAGATCCTGCACGACGACGCGATCCGCGTGAGCGTGACGTGCGTGCGCGTGCCCGTCTACGTCGGCCACGCGATGACCGCGAACATCTCGTTCTCGCGACCGGTGACGCGCGCCGAAGCCGCGGACGCGCTGCGCGACGCGCCGGGCGTCACGCTCGTCGACGACGGCAACGGCTACCCGACCGCGCTCGAAGGCGCGGGCATCGACCCGGTGCTCGTCGGCCGCCTGCGCGACGACCCGTCGGAGCCGGGCGCGATCAACCTCTGGGTGACCGGCGACAACCTGCGCAAGGGCGCCGCGTTGAACGCCGTACAGATGGCCGAGGTGCTCCTCAGCCGCTAG
- a CDS encoding Flp family type IVb pilin: MDLTYWRAWVGVRWREAGQGERGANLVEYILLIAFIAVIVIVAVKVLGKTISKQFSSANSNLS, translated from the coding sequence ATGGATCTCACGTATTGGCGTGCTTGGGTCGGCGTCCGCTGGCGGGAAGCCGGTCAGGGCGAACGCGGCGCGAACCTCGTCGAGTACATCCTGCTCATCGCGTTCATCGCGGTCATCGTCATCGTCGCGGTGAAGGTGCTCGGCAAGACGATCTCGAAGCAGTTCTCGAGCGCGAACTCCAACCTGAGCTGA
- a CDS encoding methylmalonyl-CoA mutase family protein — MAERDRPWVMRTYSGHSSARASNELYRTNLSRGQTGLSVAFDLPTQTGYDSDAVMAHGEVGKVGVPVPTLAEMRTL, encoded by the coding sequence GTGGCCGAACGTGACCGCCCCTGGGTGATGCGGACGTACTCCGGGCACTCTTCCGCCCGGGCGTCCAACGAGCTGTACCGCACGAACCTCTCGCGGGGGCAGACGGGGTTGTCAGTCGCGTTCGATCTGCCGACGCAGACCGGGTACGACTCCGACGCGGTGATGGCGCACGGCGAGGTCGGCAAGGTCGGCGTGCCGGTGCCGACGCTCGCGGAGATGCGCACGCTC
- a CDS encoding 3-hydroxybutyryl-CoA dehydrogenase encodes MTVKRVGIVGSGIMGSGLAEVCGKAGYEVIVRSRTESGADKLLGGLEKSLARQVDKGRLEAVERDKIVGLVRGVTDLAELAECDLVIESIVEDLPVKKHLFNELDRICAERTILATNTSTLPVVELAMETGRPEKVCGVHFFNPAPAMALVEIVRAITTADDTIAAATAFAESCGKNAVQVRDQAGFIVNALLFPYLNNAVRMLDAGVATRDGIDAAMKGGCNFPMGPLALLDLVGLDTSLAILEALYAEFRDPNYAPAPLLSRMVSAERLGRKSRQGFYDYRS; translated from the coding sequence ATGACTGTGAAGCGGGTGGGAATCGTCGGCTCCGGGATCATGGGTTCCGGCCTCGCCGAAGTGTGCGGCAAGGCCGGCTACGAGGTCATCGTGCGGAGTCGCACCGAGTCCGGTGCCGACAAGCTGCTCGGCGGGCTCGAGAAGTCTCTGGCGCGCCAGGTCGACAAGGGGCGGCTCGAGGCGGTCGAGCGCGACAAGATCGTCGGTCTCGTGCGCGGCGTCACCGACCTCGCGGAGCTCGCCGAGTGCGACCTCGTGATCGAGTCGATCGTCGAGGACCTCCCGGTCAAGAAGCACCTCTTCAACGAGCTCGACCGCATCTGCGCGGAGCGCACGATCCTCGCGACGAACACGTCGACGTTGCCGGTCGTCGAGCTCGCGATGGAGACCGGTCGTCCCGAGAAGGTGTGCGGCGTCCACTTCTTCAACCCCGCGCCGGCGATGGCGCTCGTCGAGATCGTGCGTGCGATCACGACCGCCGACGACACGATCGCCGCCGCGACCGCGTTCGCGGAGTCGTGCGGCAAGAACGCGGTGCAGGTGCGCGACCAGGCCGGGTTCATCGTGAACGCGCTGCTCTTCCCGTACCTGAACAACGCGGTGAGGATGCTCGACGCCGGCGTCGCGACTCGCGACGGCATCGACGCCGCGATGAAGGGCGGCTGCAACTTCCCGATGGGCCCGCTCGCGCTGCTCGACCTCGTCGGGCTCGACACGAGCCTCGCCATCCTCGAGGCGTTGTACGCCGAGTTCCGTGACCCGAACTACGCGCCCGCTCCGCTGCTCAGCCGCATGGTGAGCGCCGAGCGCCTGGGCCGGAAGTCGCGTCAGGGGTTCTACGACTATCGGTCCTAG
- a CDS encoding peptidylprolyl isomerase — MSKADRRARKRENRLQGQATRAAEAKRRKQRSGLIRGVIVAAVIVVVFGIIIATGHKSKKKAAATSTTVTTTATKTASCSHTAPPRGSTKTYSKAPAMTIDATKTYTATMTTSCGTITMTLDPKDAPKTVNSFVFLARAHFFDGLKFHRIVPDFVVQGGDPKGDGSGGPGYSLPDEPPKTGYTAGSVAMANAGSGTTGSQFFLVASANGAKTLGGPPYKYSALGQMDAKSLSVVQKMETFAPSSGDGPPTQPLYIDKVTISES; from the coding sequence ATGAGCAAAGCGGATCGGCGGGCGCGCAAGCGGGAGAACCGGCTCCAGGGCCAGGCCACGCGGGCGGCGGAGGCCAAGCGGCGCAAGCAACGTTCGGGGCTGATCCGCGGTGTGATCGTCGCCGCCGTCATCGTCGTCGTGTTCGGCATCATCATCGCGACCGGGCACAAGTCGAAGAAGAAGGCGGCGGCGACCTCGACGACGGTCACGACGACCGCGACCAAGACCGCGAGCTGCTCGCACACCGCGCCCCCACGCGGCTCGACGAAGACGTACTCGAAGGCGCCGGCGATGACGATCGACGCCACGAAGACGTACACCGCGACGATGACGACGAGCTGCGGCACGATCACGATGACGCTCGACCCGAAGGACGCGCCGAAGACGGTGAACAGCTTCGTCTTCCTCGCTCGGGCCCACTTCTTCGACGGCTTGAAGTTCCACCGCATCGTGCCCGACTTCGTCGTGCAGGGCGGCGACCCGAAGGGCGACGGCTCCGGCGGTCCCGGCTACTCACTGCCCGACGAGCCGCCGAAGACCGGTTACACGGCGGGCTCGGTCGCGATGGCGAACGCGGGCTCGGGCACCACGGGCTCGCAGTTCTTCCTCGTGGCCAGCGCGAACGGCGCGAAGACGCTCGGCGGACCGCCGTACAAGTACTCGGCCCTCGGGCAGATGGACGCGAAGAGCCTTTCCGTCGTCCAGAAGATGGAGACGTTCGCGCCCTCGTCGGGCGACGGTCCGCCCACGCAGCCGCTCTACATCGACAAGGTCACGATCTCGGAGTCGTGA
- a CDS encoding Type 1 glutamine amidotransferase-like domain-containing protein produces the protein MTQNRRPRGTLALLGGGEWQPGCRPIDEQLLETSGTKEVVVLPTAAAYERPDKVVERATHWFEELGAIVRPVMVLNRRDAEDDANVKAVKGAAFVYLSDGSPLHLRSVLKESSLLAVIVAAYRNGGVLAASGAGATVLGDPMVDPRGGAYTVGLGVVSNLAVFPYHGTAADHLRKRSIELLADHAVLAGVDEHTALIRPPDAPWRAVGAGDVTVYSDGATQRHHDSEIVTLSM, from the coding sequence ATGACGCAGAACCGGAGGCCGCGCGGCACGCTCGCCCTGCTCGGCGGCGGTGAGTGGCAGCCCGGCTGCCGGCCGATCGACGAGCAGCTGCTCGAGACGAGCGGGACGAAGGAGGTCGTGGTCCTGCCGACCGCGGCGGCCTACGAGCGCCCCGACAAGGTCGTCGAGCGGGCCACGCACTGGTTCGAGGAGCTGGGCGCGATCGTGCGCCCGGTCATGGTCCTCAACCGGCGCGACGCCGAGGACGACGCCAACGTGAAGGCCGTGAAGGGCGCGGCCTTCGTCTATCTCTCCGACGGCTCGCCGTTGCACCTCCGCTCGGTGCTCAAGGAGTCGTCGCTGCTCGCGGTGATCGTCGCCGCGTACCGCAACGGCGGCGTGCTCGCGGCCTCGGGCGCGGGCGCGACCGTGCTCGGCGACCCGATGGTCGACCCCCGCGGCGGCGCGTACACCGTCGGGCTCGGCGTGGTCTCGAACCTCGCGGTCTTCCCGTACCACGGCACCGCGGCGGACCATCTCCGGAAGCGTTCGATCGAGCTGCTCGCCGACCACGCAGTGCTCGCGGGCGTCGACGAGCACACCGCGTTGATCCGTCCGCCCGACGCGCCGTGGCGCGCGGTCGGCGCCGGCGACGTCACCGTCTACTCAGACGGTGCGACGCAACGCCATCACGACTCCGAGATCGTGACCTTGTCGATGTAG